The genome window ACAAAGGATCCAGTGGGGTTAACATATCCATAGTTTGAGCCTTGAGTGGCAGTAGTTGAATGATGATCAAGCTGTGAGACTAATCCCTTACACAGAGCGTCTGAAGTCAGCCATCTGTCCTCCATAATAAAGGATGTAATCAGCGACAAATTTCCTGTGTCGCTCAAACTGTAGACATCTGGTTAAGGTCAGACTCTTGAATGTTAACCTTTATGctgtgaaatgcaaaacaaGGCTAACGGCTAACTACTGACAGCTACAGTTAAAGCGAATGCTGACATCCTAAAGTGATATCACCATGCTAATTTGTTGGAACCTTACATGTATGTATGAATAATGCATAAACTATTATCAGGGTTTTATAATGTCACATTAATTGAACATAAAGAAAAAGATACAGCATTCAACGATATCAGGTGGGCTCTTCTGTTCCGGGCTTCCTCTCTGAAACACAGGGTCATTATTTTATAACAGTTAGTAAATGTTAGATCAGTAACAAGTTTCGTTATCCCTACGGACATGACCTTCATCAGTGACTCAAACACAACTTCCTAACAGCAGGCTGTGTGAGACATAagataatggaaaaaaaacagtaaaatgcaAGAAGCTATGGTCTAATCTGGTTTTATTTGAAGCATAAATCAATAGAAACACATCTTCTCTGGTTCACGTAAAGACGATGGGAATTTAAATTGGCAGCATAATGAGTTTTTtcaaacatgaaaatgaaaattggATTTTTCTCACTTCATTTAGTCATGCATCACAAGAACACAAAGTGCACATGAAACTTCAATTTCATTGagtaatttcattttaacaggcaatttttatatattatcaCATCTGACATTAATCTCATTGTGAAGACATAAAATGCAAGCGATAGTAAAGGAATAATGCTAATCATAGTTCTAGgaaggaaattaaaatatataatttgatatgattaaacataaaataaaatgaaagatgAAATGAGTAACATATTTAAACACTACCTGTCCAGTTCATCAGCATGTAAACTCCGATGAGCTACTTGAGAGTGCCGCCCTTTTTTAAATGGCTTTTGTTGAATTTCCTCCTCATGTTTTCTgtcaaaaaagatgtttaacCACATCAGCCCAAATAGACAGAAGATAAATATGAAAgactataaaaatgtttttataacaTGAATAATTTTCCTGCACATGTACACATTTTATTAGAAATTTTTCACTACACTGTCCTCTGAGTTTAGTTCAGACTGATTGGTTTTTAATTGTACCTTTTAAGGTGGCTCTCTGATGTCTCTCCCTGTGCATCCTCATCACTGAAATCAGAGTCATATCCGCCACTTCCGTGGACCTGAAAGACAAGGGAGCTGTTGGTGTTGGATGAATCACATAGGAACATACGTAACAGACTTACACACAACCATATAAACAACTGAGGCTAGACAGTAATGACACAGTTGGCTTCCCTGCACACATCAGGTTATGACAAGACAGGTCATAAATACAACACTACTCATTCCTGCTTAAATAAACTAGTAAAAATGACCCTAATGCCTGCTATTCATAACTTGTAGTTAACTCAGAGAACTTAAATTGTGACCTATTatcttgtcttgtttttataTTGGTTAATTAAAACGGTATTTTATCTAGTAAAATATTCCGCTCTAAAATGTAAGGCGCTAACGTCCGCAATTTCCCTTCTGTAGACgactactactagtactactactaatactactactactactaataataataataataataccaataCTACTGTTGCTAGCGCTGCTGCTATTTATCACCACCTTAACAAGAGGCTACGGTTTCATGCTCAGCGGCtggtaataaataattaaactcAGCATATTCATTATACTGGTCCAAACCACATAACACCAAACAGCAGACACCCAGTTTACCTTCACGAGATTCTCCATGAGTTCATTCACTTTAGTTTCTAGCGACAGCTTCGAAATGTTTGCATGTCGCCCTTTGATGACGTCACACTTCAACTAAATCGCGAAATCATGACGTTTGCTTGAATCTAAAAAGACTCTTCTAAAAAGATGTTCGGACATAAGACTTCTAGTTTAAAGTAGTTTGATTTCTGCGTTTGTGAAGATAAATACTGATGTTCTGGTGACATTATATTTAAACTGTGTAGGTGAAGGACGAATAGACTATCAGTAAAGGATTCGTGTAGGCAGGGGACTGACATAAAGAGGGTATTATGCTGTATGAATGTTTGAAACCTTGGGACATAAGAGGTGGCAGAGGTGAAAGTCTGCCTCGGTCTAGAAACAAACCTCTAGTGTTTCAAACTAAACTTAACAAAGTGGAACTGAAAAAACAGCTATGTTATAACGTGAAAAAACTCTCATAAAACAGTATTACACATTATGAAATTCATTGCTGCGTTTTTATATCAAGCTCCCTATATGATGTCTGCTCCGCGAGACATTTCCTCTACCATAATGTCACCGCATTGCTAATTGTCTTTCAACAGAACCCCGTCCTCTTTTGTCAGTGGGTGTCATCATTATGCCGGAGCGGGGAAGAAAGGAGGCAGCATTTGAATGAGCGAGGCAGGTGTTTGTGCACAGAGCCGCATGAATAGCCGCTCCCCATTAGCCATGCACGCCTCCGACGCGCGCATAAATAATGTCTGACACCGCTgataaaaaagcgcacctttggggcctcccctcctcccccctctcaccccagtgtctctctttcttcccgtctccttttctctccGGGGAGCGCTCGCTTGTTCCTTTTTTCCCTTTGACGCCCGCAGAATCGAGTCTACGAGACAACTTCTTTGTAAGCGGCACAATTATTTGATATATACCCGTCTTTAGCAGCGCGTCCAATTAGGGAACTCGACATGATTGCTTTTAAtgactaaaaatgaaatgactgTTTGCTGCCCTGTCTGTGCCCGCATTCGTAATCCTGCGCCCTGCAGAACGAATCCACTGGACTGGCGCCGTCCTATTGAGACGCAAGAGGCATAGAAACAAACCGGCATCAGGGTGCGATCTGTTATTAAAAGAAACAAGGCAGAAATCGCTGCATAAAGCAGAAACCCCCGCTAAACCCACCCCCTCCGCCACTCTTTTTGGATTGCGCGTAGAAGTTGCATGACGAGGGCTGTTATTGCTCGGGCCGGACAGAAGCGATGGGACACCCGGGATGGAGAGGACGGACGCTCGTGCTGTGGGTCGCCGCCGTCTGCCTGGTATCAGCGGACGGACGGAGAGTGAGGCAGCCCAGATGCCCCCCTGGATGTACCTGCACCAAAGATAATGCCCTGTGCGAGAACGTCCGATCTGTGCCCCACAGCTTCCCCTCCGACGTCGTCTCACTGTAAGTGATGCTGCTCCTCGTTTGCATTGTGACATATGTCGTCATTTACATAACACGTTTTCGGGATATTTAGTTTTTACGTAGACAAATATTTATAGACAAGTCTCAACTTTATCGTGTATTCTTTCGCAATTAATCATTTTTAATTCGTTCAGATCCTTTGTCAAGACTGGCTTTAACGAAATCATCGGGGGAAGCTTTGTTCACACGCCTGCCCTGCAACTGCTGTGagtgtccgtctgtctgtctgtcgtacATAAACAATAAAGCCGGACTTGCATAGAGGCTGAGATGCAGATTTAAAGGGGGATTCTCTCTAATTGTGTCAGCATTATGCAACACACCACATGGCTACAGAAACTAACAGCAGGGGCTGGGGACGGAGGAGAGAAGCATGAGGTAGACTTAAATAATGAACAAACAGCAACCTCACTGCTACAGACAAGATGAAGCCTCCAATCACGCAGCTTTTTTAGTTACCAATCATTTTATCCCAGCATAATCATTTCCTAAGCACCATTCACCTGGCACATCAGTCACTAGAATAAAGTCTTATTAGTGCCTGGAATATGTCTGACcagaaggaggagaagttgAATTCAACTTCTGTTATTATCTGCCAAAGTTACATGAAGCTGCTtccaagaaagaaaaaagataaaataaaacagttctgaTCTTTTGCACTTTGAGGCAGGTGTTTTGCATATGATTTAAATAATTTTGTTTACTAATAAGAAAAACACTTGAATAATCTCAGTCgctccagtaaaaaaaaaaaaatcaagctcAAAATCAGTGTTTTAGTTGAAGACAATTCCCGCATTGCTGGTTTAAAGATGGCTCAGAAACATGTGGGAGGACGCAGCCCTTTGTCTCTTTCATTCATTTCCCGAAAAAGCCCGTAGGAGTGAGCTGCTATTTCTCCACTTCATTCtttaaacacatactgtaggaacaaATGCACAATGCGCCTGCTGTCTTCTGTTTGGTACAAGAGCACACATTGTAAAGCACTTCAGAGTCACAGATTTGATTGTAGGAACAAGCTCCTAAAGCCAAGCAAGCAGAAAAGTGAGAATTGATGGCATTTTCAcaaaagctaattattttgtttttatttgctcttttctctctttacaGATTGTTCACAGCAAACTCATTTGACCTAATTGACGAAGATGCATTTTTGGGTTTACCACATCTTGAATATCTGTGAGTATTTATCATTAAGAGATGTTTATAATAAACAGTGTAATGTGATATATAATCATTTCACACTCAGGCTGTACGTGGTATACTGGAATGGTCTGAAACCTTACACCAGTCAGCATCAATCGAATCAAATCATGAAACTGGGTCCAtcttgcatgtactgtaaagcCCATTTCACATTATCAGTATTATTACTAAATAAAAGCTGGTGAGCTGATCCGATTCCCTTTGTAACCACACACTGATATATATTAAATGATTCACTGTGACAGTATGTTCAATGTTAAAGGTAATGTTTTGGAAACTTCTGcaacataataaacaaatctGTCAAAAATCTAATCCTTcatccttcatttacagatttATTGAAAATAACAAGATTGCATCCATTTCTCCATTTGCTTTCCGGGGCCTTAAAGCACTGATACATCTGTGAGTATTATGTCTCTATTCATTGTCTCTCTGCTAGTATGAGTAAGCCTCTCCTAAAGTGAGCGGAGAACCTGTGCGTGACCTGTGGGCTGACACTAAATATAACCGCACTGTAACCTTAAACCAGATGACCTGTAGTCTGTCCCGGAGTCCTTGAGCCAGGTTGTACCCAATGCATTTCATGTTGTGGCTGACAGAGCAGCCCTGGAGCACACTTGTGTTGCTTATCAGTGAGGCGGACGACTTTCATCTCTTCTACATAATAGTTTCACATGAAGGAGTACAAGAAAAATCATATCCTCTGCTCTAACCTGTGGTATAAGTACTTTAATATTAAGATTTATGTGTGTAACGTGGCTCTGTAAACCACCTTAAAATGCACCTTTCCTGTTCAGTGgttacatttatttgttttggtgGAAAGCAAACAAAGTTTTCCAACACACATTATGAATAAATGTATTACTAGGAGATATCTTGAATGCATCATATACTGAAATACATTATTTAATGGCCCCTGCTGGAATCCTTTCCACTTTCTCTATCCCCCGTCTGTTTGGAGAGCACATTCTCGCACAAACTCAAAGGCCTCTCTCCCCTGGAAAACCAACTCTCACATAAATAATGCACAATTCATGAATTATGCTGACATTCCACTTTATTCTCATCTCCCTCTGGTTAggagttctctctctctctctctctctctctcgctctctctgtctctctctgtctctcacaaaTAAGATGTGTTTATGGCAACTCTTGTCTCTTGGTTAGTTTAAACACGCTGGGATTAATTTTATCCACTTGACAGCTTTGAAACATTGGCCTTTGGTTAAGATggctaaaaacataaaataatgtttttttctgaactaTATTAAGAGAATTTAAAAATACCCTGAATATTTCTGCTGTGGAGTATTTTAGAGGATAAAGAACAGCGCGAtgctccttttttcctctttatcccactttattttattgcttAGCCTTTCAAAGACTCAGTACATGACAATTCTATATTAAAGGAACAATTTAATATGGGGGGGTCACATTTTGACCTCGATCTCTTGTAATTTTGATGTCATTACAGTTTGTTTATTCCACTCTAGTGcctgtgtgcagacagacagcctGCTTCTGTTCAGTTCATTCAGTCCCTgtgcttcttttatttatttttctcgaCCAGGAGTCTGGCTTACAACAACCTTGAAACTCTCCCCAAAGATGTTTTCAGTGGCATGGACGCTTTGACCAAAGTGTGAGTTCTGTTTTTGGACAGTAATCCGTTCTAATATGCGTGAATATATGTTATTAATATGATCTATCATGATCGCTTATGCTGTTAGGAGCAAAGCCTCaagcaaacaggaataaacacaataaaccaAAGTAGAATAAAATGCTATGGATGCCGACGTAGGGCAGTAAACATATGGATTGGAAATAAATCCCGCAAGCCGTGTTTGACATGAATAACTTGCATGTAGGGATCTCCGAGGCAACAACCTGGTATGTGACTGTAAGCTGAAGTGGCTGGTGGAATGGATGCACAGCACGAACGCCACCCTGGACCAGATCCACTGCAGCGGTCCACCCAGCCACCAGGGGAGGAAAATCAATGACCTGCTGCCACACTCCTTTGACTGCATCACAGCAGGTATCGTTTTTCACTGTCTGCCTCGCCTTCCTCTCCCACGGCGCATCCCCTGCCCGTCGTTATTAACTGTTTCCGCTCCAAGAATTTCAGCGCGATGCCTTTTCCTTTTAGAGTTTGCCTCCTATCAGTCGCTGAAGTTCGAGTCTATTTCGGTGGAGGCCTTCACCTTTGGCATGGATCAGTTCGTCGTGTTTGCCCAACCTTTTGCTGGAACGTGCAACTTCCTGGAATGGGATCACGTCGAGATGACCTTCAGGACCTACGACACCATTGAAAGTGGGTTCACGCTCTGGAGGAGTCCTGTTTGTCGCCTCGAATGAAAGCATGTGACGAGGCAGggctttgttttggttcaggCACCTCCACTGTGGTCTGCAAGCCGATGGTGATCAACAGCCACCTCTTTGTGATCGTGGCGCAGCTGTTCGGGGGCTCACACATTTACAAGCGCGACACCTCGGCCAACAAGTTCATCAAGATCCAGGACATCGACATCCTGAAAATACGCAAACCTAATGACATTGAGACGTTTATGGTCGATGGGGAGTCATTCTTCGTGATCGCTGACAGCTCTAAGGTCGAGTTACTGAGccgtgtttgtgttatttttgcttttttaagcACCTCGGTCGGGTTCTCATGCTTGTTCTTCTCTTAGGCCGGCTCCACGACGGTGTACAAATGGAACGGCAACGGCTTCTACTCCCACCAGTCGCTCCACCCCTGGTACCGGGACACGGACGTCGAATACCTGGAGATCTCCAACAAGCCGCACCTGATCctgtccagcagctcccagaGGCCTGTTGTGTATCAGTGGAACAGGCTCCAGAAGCAGTTCGACCGCAGGACCGACGTCCCAGACATGGAGGACGTCTTGTCTGTGAAGCACTTCCGCGTCAAAGGTGAGTTGAATGTAACATTCATCCATTTCTATTTGTCGACTCGGTTAAACCCGCAAACAAGCCTTTCTTCATGAGCTCATCTAGTTGTGATGCAAAATAGCTATAAAGTATCTGGACTTACGTAACCCCTTCTGGCGTCGCTCCTATGTGGGATCCTGATTCGCAGCTGAATGTGTAAACTGAACAGCCCGTTGaacctttgtccctttcaaaggTGACCTGTTTATATGCTTGACAAGATTCATTGGGGACTCCAAGGTGATGCGCTGGGACGGTGCCATGTTCAAGGAGGCCCAGACATTTCCGTCCCGCGGCTCCATGGTGTTCCAGCCCGTCTCCATCGGCAACTGGCAGTACGCCATCTTGGGCAGCGATTACTCTCTGACGCAGGTCTACCAGTGGGACAGCAAGAGGGGCCAGTTTGTCCCATCCCAGGAGCTGAATATCCAGGCGCCTCGGGCATTTTCCCGCGTCTCCATTGACGACCGGGAGTTCCTGCTCGCATCCAGCTTCAAGGGGAAAACACAGATATATGAGCACCTTATGATCGATCTGAGCATCTAAATCCTTCGTAAATCCATAAACGTCTCCTTCTGTAGTTTTTACGTCAGTTGCTTTAGAAACCACCTAAAAGTTTCATCTAGGCTTAAAAGCTGTCTTGAGCAGAATCTTAGACTGTTAGATCATTCAAACGCTGAGTACAGCGGGATA of Betta splendens chromosome 19, fBetSpl5.4, whole genome shotgun sequence contains these proteins:
- the lgi1b gene encoding leucine-rich glioma-inactivated protein 1b yields the protein MGHPGWRGRTLVLWVAAVCLVSADGRRVRQPRCPPGCTCTKDNALCENVRSVPHSFPSDVVSLSFVKTGFNEIIGGSFVHTPALQLLLFTANSFDLIDEDAFLGLPHLEYLFIENNKIASISPFAFRGLKALIHLSLAYNNLETLPKDVFSGMDALTKVDLRGNNLVCDCKLKWLVEWMHSTNATLDQIHCSGPPSHQGRKINDLLPHSFDCITAEFASYQSLKFESISVEAFTFGMDQFVVFAQPFAGTCNFLEWDHVEMTFRTYDTIESTSTVVCKPMVINSHLFVIVAQLFGGSHIYKRDTSANKFIKIQDIDILKIRKPNDIETFMVDGESFFVIADSSKAGSTTVYKWNGNGFYSHQSLHPWYRDTDVEYLEISNKPHLILSSSSQRPVVYQWNRLQKQFDRRTDVPDMEDVLSVKHFRVKGDLFICLTRFIGDSKVMRWDGAMFKEAQTFPSRGSMVFQPVSIGNWQYAILGSDYSLTQVYQWDSKRGQFVPSQELNIQAPRAFSRVSIDDREFLLASSFKGKTQIYEHLMIDLSI